A stretch of the Oxyura jamaicensis isolate SHBP4307 breed ruddy duck chromosome 4, BPBGC_Ojam_1.0, whole genome shotgun sequence genome encodes the following:
- the SLC16A2 gene encoding monocarboxylate transporter 8 gives MEEEEEDGGGGGGEAGREAAAGGGGRGGRPGGPAGIWDRLRGRRAAGGGRSAAAMAQRGAAGGEGEPGTGTGNGTGNGDGTGTGTGTGNGAGNGNGNGAGSGAAAPFQPPEGGFGWVVVFAAAWCNGSIFGIHNSFGIIYTMLQSDLGEGENDPALEFKTAWVGSLAMGMIFFCSPIVSIFTDRIGCRTTAALGAAIAFVGLLSSSFTKSLEVRYFTYGILFGCGSSFAFQPSLVILGHYFKRRLGLANGIVAGSSCLISVPLPFFLKMVGKAIGLAHTFQVLSALMLIQIFLSMTYRPVLPPSCDSQHDGQEKPGSRSLRQQCWSQMRKYFNLRVFRRKTYRIWAFGIATAVLGYFVPYMHLVKYVEKEFKETKKDWILPVCLGAMSGLGRLVSGRIGDCIPGLKKIYLQVASFVLFGIMCMMVPQCRGFEGVIVICLFLGLCDGFFTTIMAPIAFELVGPMQASQAIGYLMGLMAVPMTAGTPIAGYFNDYFGNYHAAFYFAGVPPIIGGLVLSVVPLVHQRMLQKQRLDSGKDKMLAPEAVVNGELLPGCPASEAHI, from the exons atggaggaggaggaggaggatggaggcggcggaggaggggaggcggggagggaggctgcGGCAGgagggggcgggcgggggggccggccgggggggcCGGCGGGCATTTGGGACCGGCTGCGGGGcaggcgggcggcgggcggcggccggAGCGCGGCCGCGATGGCGCAGCgaggggcggcgggcggcgaggGGGAGccgggcaccggcaccgggaaCGGCACCGGGAACGGGgacgggaccgggaccgggaccgggaccgggaaCGGGGCCGGGAATGGGAACGGGaacggggccgggagcggggccgccgcGCCCTTCCAGCCCCCCGAGGGAGGCTTCGGCTGGGTTGTGGTATTCGCCGCCGCTTGGTGCAACGGCTCCATCTTCGGCATCCACAACTCCTTCGGGATCATCTACACCATGCTGCAGAGTGACCTGGGCGAGGGCGAGAACGACCCCGCGCTGGAGTTTAAAACAG CATGGGTCGGCTCCTTGGCCATGGGCatgattttcttctgctctcccATCGTGAGCATCTTCACCGACCGGATCGGCTGTAGGACCACGGCTGCCTTGGGAGCTGCCATTGCCTTCGTCGGGCTCCTCTCCAGCTCCTTCACCAA GTCTCTGGAGGTCCGTTACTTCACCTATGGCATCCTCTTCGGCTGTGGCAGCTCCTTTGCTTTCCAGCCCTCGCTGGTCATCCTTGGCCACTACTTCAAGCGTCGCCTTGGCTTGGCCAACGGCATCGTGGccggcagcagctgcctcatCTCCGTGCCGCTGCCCTTCTTCCTGAAGATGGTGGGGAAGGCCATTGGGCTAGCTCACACTTTCCAAGTCCTCAGTGCCTTAATGCTCATCCAGATTTTCCTGTCCATGACGTACCGGCCCGTCCTGCCACCTTCTTGTGACTCTCAGCACGATGGGCAGGAGAAGCCGGGCAGCCGGAGCCTGCGGCAGCAGTGCTGGTCCCAGATGCGCAAGTACTTCAACCTGAGGGTCTTCCGGAGAAAGACCTATCGGATTTGGGCCTTTGGGATCGCTACGGCCGTCCTGGGGTATTTTGTCCCCTACATGCACCTG GTCAAATACGTGGAGAAGGAatttaaagaaaccaaaaaggACTGGATTCTCCCCGTTTGCCTCGGAGCCATGTCCGGGCTGGGGCGCTTGGTTTCAGGCCGCATTGGCGACTGCATTCCGGGGCTGAAGAAGATTTACCTGCAG GTGGCATCCTTCGTGCTCTTCGGCATCATGTGCATGATGGTCCCGCAGTGCCGAGGGTTCGAGGGCGTCATCGTCATCTGCCTCTTCCTCGGCCTCTGCGACGGCTTCTTCACCACCATCATGGCCCCCATCGCCTTTGAGCTGGTGGGGCCCATGCAGGCGTCCCAGGCCATCGGGTACCTGATGGGGCTGATGGCCGTGCCCATGACCGCGGGCACACCGATAGCAG GATACTTCAATGATTATTTTGGGAATTATCACGCAGCCTTTTACTTCGCCGGAGTGCCCCCCATCATCGGCGGCTTGGTGCTCTCCGTCGTCCCGCTGGTCCACCAGAggatgctgcagaagcagcgCCTGGATTCCGGCAAGGACAAGATGCTGGCCCCCGAGGCGGTGGTGAACGGCGAGCTGCTGCCGGGCTGCCCTGCCTCCGAAGCACACATCTGA